The window CATCGCGCTGTCGACGAACGGCCTGTTGCTGGCAGAAAAGGCGGAAAGGCTGAAGGCCGCCGGCGTGACGCGCGTCAACATCAGTCTGGATTCGCTACGCGCCGACCGGTTCCGCCTCATCACGCGCGGAGGCGACGTCGCGAAAGTGTGGAAGGCGATCGAGGCGTCGCTCGCCGTCGGGTTCGACCCGGTCAAGCTGAACGTCGTGCTGATGAAAGGCTTAAACGACGACGAGATCGACGACTTTCTGGAGCTGACGTTCCGGCTGCCGGTCGCGGTCCGGTTTATCGAATACATGCCGATCGGCCACGAGGACGACGGCTGGCGCAGCCGATATGTTCCGCTGTCCGCGGTGACGGAGCTTTGCCGCGCGCGGGGATGGGCGTTCGAGCGGACCGACGGCGTCCGCGGCAACGGGCCGAGCGAGAATTACCGCATTCGCGGTGCGATTGGCACGTTCGGACTGATTCATCCGGTCAGCGACCATTTCTGCGCAGGCTGCAACCGGCTGCGGCTGACGGCGGACGGGCGGATCAAGCCGTGCCTGTACTGGAACGACGAGACGGACGTTCGCTCCCGAATCGATGATCCGGAAGCGCTGGCGAAGCTGTTTCGCGATGCGGTTGCCGGCAAGCCGGAGTCGCATGAGATGGCGCTGGCGCTTGCCGGTCGGGAGCGGAGCCGGCCGCCGACCGTCCGCCGCATGTCGCAGATCGGCGGCTGATCAGTACGCGCTGCCGCCGCCGACGAACCGGTATTCCCAGCTCGTCCCGACGAACCGGTCGATGCGGACGCCGCCGGATTTGTTGTATACTAAAAGTGGCATACTAAAAAAAGATGAGGTCGGCGGCATGGTTTGTACCAG of the Candidatus Reconcilbacillus cellulovorans genome contains:
- a CDS encoding cyclic pyranopterin phosphate synthase produces the protein MFGRLVDRFGRVHDYLRISVTDRCNLRCVYCMPPEGVEFAPDERLLSDDEIVRVVEVAARLGVCKLRITGGEPLARKGLDRLIARLAEIPGIEDIALSTNGLLLAEKAERLKAAGVTRVNISLDSLRADRFRLITRGGDVAKVWKAIEASLAVGFDPVKLNVVLMKGLNDDEIDDFLELTFRLPVAVRFIEYMPIGHEDDGWRSRYVPLSAVTELCRARGWAFERTDGVRGNGPSENYRIRGAIGTFGLIHPVSDHFCAGCNRLRLTADGRIKPCLYWNDETDVRSRIDDPEALAKLFRDAVAGKPESHEMALALAGRERSRPPTVRRMSQIGG